In Drosophila miranda strain MSH22 chromosome XR, D.miranda_PacBio2.1, whole genome shotgun sequence, the genomic window CTTATTGTAGGTTTTTTACCTTGGGTTATTACTTGGCTTATTTGATGctttttggttggttttggCTGATATTTGGGCCACGTTTGTTTATTTGGCTATTTGATTGCTATTTGAAGGTCACTTCACTTCACTTCACTTCACCTCTCACCCCGTCCTCCCTCTGCGGGGCTAACTGTTATTGATATTTGTTAATTGATTTGCCAATTGAATATTTTTTGGGGGGGAAACTTTCGTTAAAAAAAAAGCCATTCAAAAGCGGTAAGCACGTTTTCGTGGTAGTATTTTCCCACTGACACACATTGCACCTCTAcctttcctctctctctctctctctctctctctctctgtttctccGTCTCTGTGCCCTTCCGCTCCCTCTCTCCTCCTCTTCGCTATATCGTTCCACTCCTCTGTTGCCTTAGaatattacgcatacgcctgGTAGGCCTTCACACCTCTGTTTTCATAGAATATTACGCATACCGCCTGGAGGTTCGTTTACCGGTTAAATAGTCGTAAACCCCGTTTCGGGGTTACACACATCTGCTGCTGGCGCTAACCAAAGAGtcaaagaaagagagaaagagagggagcgAGACATGGCTGCTTATGCAATAATTAACATTTAACACATGCGTTAATAATTTTGCATTTTATTGTTATTGTATATTGGCTCCCAGCAGAgtaaaagttttttttttttttgttttttttcgaaATGCCACAAAAGAAGATAAACAAAACTCAACCCAATTCCGCCTGGCAGTGCGACGGGACTGACAGAGGCCCGAGACCCGAGAGAGACCCCGGGCACGGGACTAAGGTTCAATTGATTGGTTGCCCAGCGACGCCGTGCCGTTTGAGTTGTTTGCCTTTGAGTGGTTATGATTGAGTGATTGAGTGATTGAGTGAGTGGAACACAGCGCCTGCGCGCATGTGTAAAAGGGAGCACAAGCAGCGACGCAGCGCGTGCTCTGGCAGAGGCAGTTCCATTTATTTGGACagcgccgccgccgccgccgcctgaCCACACACAATCTGAAGCGTGTTGTTGCTGGCCTTTCGTTGTGTATACCCTTTGCAGGAGGGTATGGTTGGAATTATGCTAAGGAAGAGAAGATGGCATTTGGGACTCTACCGAGCACAACTGTTTAGAAAATGCAGTCCTTACACCCGATTCTACGCACTGATCTGGAAGAAGCTTGTAATTCAAAGGAGCATGCTAATATCGGAGCACAGTACATCATAAGAATAGTCTATTGAAAATCAAGTCATTGAGAGTTGATAATCTCTGGTTTCTAAAGACATTCAAACCAAAGCATCTCTTATCATAGAAAAAGGGTGAAATCTCGAATCAATAATGTTTCTTTTAGGGTATCAAAGACTTCGACTTTTCTTTGTTTCTCGTTCAATTTTGGCTTTGACAGACGccctcactcactcactcttACACTCATTCATTCACACTCTTACAAGTACGTAATAATGCCCAAatgcttattgtttattattatgaCTAAATAATGCGCGtaatcaaaaaaaaatacgGTTCAAGAATTATGCGAACAGAGCAGAGGTCCGGCTTTGGCCCCGGACCACGTACacgggtatgggtatgggtacgggtacgggtacggtaTTCGGTTACGGTTTCAATTGGGATCTTTTGAACGAATTTGCATAGTTAGCGCTTTCCTCAGAGGCGCTCTTTTAAGTCGGGTTTTGCATAATCTGAGACGCCCATCGATGGACTTTGTCTAGTTGTTGGGACGGGGGGTATTTCGAAATATGTATGTTTGATCTGCATTTTACATAACGAAATGGTTTGTGAAGAGTGTAGCAaactagagagagagagagagagagagagatagagcgagcgagagagagagagagaggtgttTAAGGGGGAGAGTCTGGTGGAGATGCTGCCTTCCAATAGAATCCATCAATTAACATATTGTATTTGCACAGAGCACTGTTTCGTATTAGAACCTCCGGCACTCAAGACACTTACTTTTTTAACAGTATTTGATTATTTTTGTTGCTTGTGGGTTTGGGTATCTCTTAAGAGCACTTTGTGTCTCTGATTTATTTTCACTTTTTCCCTACATTCCGGCTGTAGTTGAGatgattttaatttttttttattgagaCATTACGAGAGCAGAGATCCGCGTGTTTCGACtttcgttttcgtttctgttgctgctgataaAACGCACTGCACAACAGATTAGCTCttttgcctctgcctctgtgtCTTTGCCTCTTTCTCCGCTTCTGTTTCTTCTGGCTTTTGCTTCTTCTTTTTGTGGCCCTGCAACTCGTTTTTCGTTGACGTTAACCGAATTTCATTTTCGCTTTAATTTCGATGAGGGCCATCGGGCAGACGACAACAACGCGTGCAACGGGCGTTTTGGAATCAACTGTGCGAGGCTGCATTTTGGCTCAAAGTTTTATAAACTTGGTCGCCCGCTGGTCAATTGTGAGTGGACTGCGCAGCCGACGCGCAGTCGCAGCAACCAGCCCCCGAGATCTGGAGACCCGAGAGATAAATCAACAATTTGGTATTCCGAATTCCATCTCAAGATCAACAAAAGGTGCAGACAGAGCgacaaacagagagagagagagagagagagagagactccCTTACGCGCTCGTCTGAACTTTCGTTGCCGAATGTCGAATTCGACTTCGGCACACGCACATCATACCCTTGCcttgctctgtctctctctctttttggcTTTGGGATCGCGCGGGGCCCTTCCATTAATCAAAAGCTTTAATCAAACGGTAGATTTTTGAGTGGTTTCTTAAGAGGGTGCCTCTTAAAATGGGATCATGGTTTATTTTAAGACTTTGTGGAACATTTGCGCAAGTATGGATTCAATTCATTTGATTGCGTTTCTTAATTACAGATTACAGGATTCCGTAGGTTAACTTGTACATTTTGTACGCTCTTAAAATATATACTTTTAATTGGATTTATAtaatgtattttattttagtGCTGTCTTTAAGGTCGGAGGCCATCAGGTTTTCAGGTGTAAACCAATATTTCGAGCCTTTCGAGTTTCAGCATAGCGACGAGAGCACGCAAAGCAAAAGGAAGGGAAAATTAATAGGCCGGAAGTGGGCTATCGTAAAAAAGGATAAgtattatacatacatatgtagttaCAGTACTCAttttaagcaaaaaaaaaattcattttgaTCGCACCTTCGAAATTTTACGCGTCAAGGAGATTATTCCGTTCACATGAAGGCGTAGCACGCCCATATGGTACCAAAAGTAGGagaaaaaacttaaaaaaaactAGTTAGTTATTTTATACCTATTGACCTTATTGTATTTATGCTGAGTTTCCTTTTCTGTCGGTAAATTAAACTCCATTGTACTTCATACGACTACAGCAACTTGAATTGAGGGATAATAAGAAATTTAGTATATTTAAAGGGAAGCCATAACTGGGATCCTCTCTGCAGAAGTCGCTACTATTGCAGTCATAGGGCTACTCATACTTGACAATGACCTCAGACCCATTCTTGTATTGATTTAATGCCTCGACATAAATGTAGCGAGCGAAAGCCTTCTTAATATTAATATCCCTCCTGACGTTGGGTTTCATATCATAGGTTCCCACAAAATACAAGCGCTCCATGTTGTGTGCTATATCTACTCTCCATTTCCCTCCAACAGAAACAGTCAGACTAATACAGTTGATTAAGGACACCTTGCTGATCTCGAAAATCGTATAATCACGCTGACAACTACCTTTAACTTTGTACACATTCTCCCCCCGCAACACGACGCTCCGGTGTGGCAGATTTTCTCCAGTCTCTCTTTGATCCATGGCGTCCATTATTTGGTCCAGATCTAAAATGCCAGTGGGACGCACCACACGTAGCAGCTGTTTAACAGACATTAGAGGGAGACGTATGTGCGAGATCACGGTCTTGATGTCCGCGCTCGGGTTGAGGGCCCTCCATTTGCATACAGTTTAAAAGGAAGCCAGAACGGGAATCCTCACTGTAAGAGTCGCTGCTGTTACAGTCACAGCGCTACACATTGTACTTGGGAATAACCTTTATAATATAATTTTCAATCTTTTTTTGATTTAATATCTGTATAGAAATGTAGCAAACGCAACGCTCCGTGAAGTGGATATCCTTCGGGACGTTGGATTCCAAAGCGCAGACTCCCACATCATCCCAGACTTCAAAGTCGTTTGAGACATACACTCCCAATTCCGTTCCACCAGAAACAGTCACGTTAATACAGTTGATAAGGGAAAACTTGGGGATCGTTGTCAGGTGTTCATAAGAATATATTGTAAGCGATTTTAATGGCCACTTCTCCCCAGGTAACTTGACGCAACGGTAGTGCAGATTCTTTCTGGTATGCACTTGATCAATGGCGTCCAGTATTTGGTCCAGCTCGAAAATGCCAGTGGGACGCACCACATGCAGAAGCTCAGAAACAGACATAAGCGGTAGACGTATGTGCGAGATCACGGTCTTGATGTCCGCGCTGGGATTGAGCTGATTCCATTTGCATACAGTCTGAAAGATTTCAACTTCGGGGGCAACGAAGGTGTCCCGTCGCAAAACTTCCTCAAGTGATTCCTTACACAGCATTGCGAAGGATGCATGCTTAAGCACATCCGACGCCTTGCAGTCCATAAAGTTTAGGCATTTTTTGCGCAGGTCGTTCATACTGTATCGGTGCGCTGCATTCAGGATCTTGCAGATGTTGCTGAGGGAAGCATTCTGCTGCAGATTTTTCTCTATGGCCGCCTCGACGTTCTGCAATCCGAAAAAGTGGACCAAATTTAGCAGATCTAGAATTTGATCCACGTCCAGTTTGGAAAGAGGCAGCGTGCCTGTGTAAATATAGCCCAGAATTTTTTTAAATGCATCCACCGGCACATTCAGCCGAATTTCCCGCTGCTTAGACTCAGCCATGTCACCGTACAGCATGGCGCTGAAGTACTCACTGCGGACCGCTAGAATGTTTCGGTGGGCCGGGAGCCGATGTTCCTCTACCAAAAACTCCACGTCCGAATAGAGGTCGTTCATGCAGAGGCGGCCCATGTCCAGCTCCACGCGATCGACCACATCGATGTCGTCGGTATTGGTACCCTTCGTGGTACCGGGGGAAGATGCTTCGTTTACCTGGGTGCACATTTTCGTTTCTAGATTTCTGTGTATGGAATGGATAGTATCTATAATTGTGTTATTTATGTTTCATAAACTCACTTTATTTCCTTTTCACCAGAAAGCGGCGTCAGCATAAACTTGGTCCAGTGGCCGGCTTGTCGATGTGTGCTTCCTCGATCTAACGAATTGGATGAGAACGAATGAGAATGTGTGCACATTTTTGTTTGCTCTTGTCCAGGGTACACTCATAACAAGGTATGGTCACTCGAGTCAGTGCCCTtcatgcatatgtatgtatgtatttgaaCCGCATAGCCCCGCTTGACATGCCAGCATCGTATTATGATCATACCTTCTGATTTGTGTACCCTTCTCTcgcctttttatacccgatactcaaaatgagtattggggtatattagatttgtggtgaaaatggatgtgtgtaacgtccagaaggaatcgtttccgaccccataaagtatatacatatattcttgatcagcatcaatagccgagtcgattgagccctgtctgtctgtccgtctgtccgtccgtccgtctgtccgtctatccgtccccttcagcgcctagtgctcaaagactataagagctagagcaacgatgttttggatccagacttctgtgatatgtcactgctacaaaaatatttcaaaacttcgccccgccgacttccgcccccacaaaggacgaaaatctgtggcatccacaattttaaagatatgagaaaaccaaaaacgtagaattgtagagaatgaccatatctttcagactgcggaatctgaattggatcgtatcattattacagccagcatcaagaaaacaatttcattttttctcgccctgtctctctctaacacacacgtagcataggcggctttgcttagagtaaaacattagcgcctagatctcagagactacaaaagctagagcaaccaaatttggtatccacactcctaatatatcggaccgagacgagtttgtttcaaaatttcgccacaccccttccgcccccgcaaaggacgaaaatctgggtatattcaaaaatctcagagactattaaggctagagtaaccaaatttggtatccgcactcctgttagatcttactataaaacgtgtatctcaaaatttcgccccacccccttccgcccacacaaaggacgaaaatctgttgcatccacaatattgcacattcgagaaaactaaaaacgcagaatcatagataatgaccatatctatcagattgctgaatctggatcagatcagatcatttttatagccaataggaacaaatcaatttgcagtggctacgcagcgcccgacgtcacgctcagactgattttctgtctctctcgcacgcactctttgtcgtgacttagtatcgggtataaccgtagagttgcggtgtccgcagcaactcacaacgttccccctcgttttttgttttattttttgtgcGATTCTGCTGTGCGTTTTGAGCTTGATTTGTATGTGTGGTATGTGTGTGGTATTGTACTGTATGAAAATATGCATGTAGTATGCATATGTAGTATATGTTGGTTATTTTTGAATACCATCATATTTATTTGAGATGATTGGGTTGgacttttaattaaatttaaattcaatttgcaACTGCTAAAAGCTTAGCTTTTCGTTTCCAATGAATTCCGCTAGAGACCGCTTCCCCGAAAGCCCAGTGATCACCGTTACTCAACACTAAATGATCGATCATATCAAAAGAGCTTTAAGAGTGTGTTACTTTGCTCTTAGCAACATTCACGCATCTGTGAGCAACATTTGAATACCCTAGAAAACAAAGGATATTATTAAGATTGTGAGTTGTTCGTAACGCACAAAAGTTTCGGGCCTCATAAGATGTCTATTCATCTGTCTGTCTCCCAGTTTGAAAGCTATCACAACGAAACtgaataaacaaaaaaaaaaaccaatcaAACTGATAAAGACCTATTGGTGAAGTAAGCTTTCAATGCCAATTATCGATAATCAGCTTGGAGCAGAGAATTTTAACATTAATTCGAGCAACAGGGTATCGAAACTTCTATACTCACAACAGTAGTTTGGACTAGAAACCGGTTTCCTAGCAACATGAGTACGGATTAACAGCAACATGCTTAACATGACGTATCCGTCGGGTGGTACAGTGGGAATAATGGAAGCACTGTGGAACTCAATCTTTTAGCGGGCCGCGGACAAGTAACAACAGAAATAGTGCCGAATTTTGCTCCGAATTCAGAAAAGTAGTTCCGTTGAATACGAAAATATCTATATATGTTTTACATAGATATTTCCGCCGTGAGAGAGAAACCAACAAATTTCGTGGGTTCTGAAAGAGCGCGGGCGCAACCGAATAATTTCACGAAATTCACGAAAATATTTTAGCCAAGAGCTGGGCCTGGTCCGTGCGTATcagtgtgtttgtgtgtgttgatGGTGGTTGTTTATGTGTCCGTGCCAGAATATCAACCGAAAGCAAGTGCAAAAGAAAAATCATAAACAAAACAGGCaacaagttttttttttgcgtagAATCGAAATTCCAAGAAAACAACAGCGCGACAGCAGCCGTGTTTTTCGAATCGTATTGTTGCAACTCGTTTCGGTTTGTTTCGGTTGTTTTGTCAAAGCCACAAAGCGGGTCAAATGCATAAATAAGCCAGCCCGATTTCGCTGTGAATGAAACGAAGCGAAATGAAATGCGAAATTTGTTATTATTTGGCCTGAAGCGAAATTAATTACAGCCAGCATTGTCATTGCAGTGCATCATCTGTACTCGTTTTTGTATCTGTGCCGCAGAAATCGGTAAAGTTTATGTAAAGCAACGTTGCGGAGTCTTCTTTTTTCGGCTCTCGGGGAGTACCTATTGTCGTCTCGCTCCGACGCTTTCATAGAGCGGCGCGAAAGCTCGGCTTAGGCCGAGAGCGtgagagagggatagagaaaGAGGTGGAGAGTAAACAAATGACTAACTGTCCGCACTAAATGCGTGTGCACGGACAGGCCCCTGCACTTGGCGGACACCTGAGCGGACACCACTCGCGCATCCACAAATGGCAGCTAAAGTGAGTTTCAAATATTTCTAAGGACTGACCATCTGCACAGGTAGCCAAATCCAACGATTGGTTCTCAcgacacacaaacaaaaacatagCACAGCAATCCCCACAGACTCCGGGCACCTTTGAACTTTACAGCGGGAGAGTGCAAGCGTGTAACGGTGCCAGAGCCGAAACTAAAACCAAAAGCAAACAGACATCAATGAGCAAttggcaaaaacaaaaaaaaaaaacgtggaaaaatacataaaacaGCAGTAAAAAGGCATCACAAACCACAGACCAAAACCGGGCCCACAAAAAAAGGTTCCAGGCAAAAACAACTGTTGCAGATGGCACAGTGGAACAAAGAATTTCTGGAATGTATTTAGAGTTTTACAAGTGTTTTCTGAGAGTGGGGAGATGAGTGTCAAAGGggagtggagagtggagagtCGAGAGTAAAGAGATTACAGCAGATGATTAAACTCTGTTTATTTCAACTTACTTGCTTACGCTCTCTGTTTTTCTTGCTTATTTACCAATTGAGGGAGGAAGACAGTAAGAAGGGCACTTAAGTCTGAATCTTCCTAGATTACTCCTCTTTCTTCTCTTCCCTCCGTTTGTTCTCATTAACAAGCATCGAACATTTCTAAGACAGTTATCGTATTTCTATTCCAAATGTGGGTCCCACCTTTCATACAAAAATGTGACCCACTGTGCCCTGGTCGAGTGCATTCTGTGGCCATGTCTCTAACTGTAATGGACATGGACAGTCGCGTACCCAAGGCGCACTTGTCGCAGAACAGGTTTAATCTTGTCGCCAGTCCCTGgtggtgctgatgctgctgctgctgttgttgttgttattattTGTTCTGTACGTGTTACTGTGTTTCTGGGGTTTTATGAGAGCCGAGCCGCCAATAAACTTATTAATGGCCAATGcatttttttcatattttcctGCTGACCTCCGAGAGTCTGCCAGCCAGAGCTTGCAACTGGAACCGGagtatggctatggctatgactctggctctggctcttgctctgggtctgggtctgtcTTTGGCTTTAAGCAAATTGAATCACCTTGCCGCCGTTCTAATTTGCCAACTGCCACCGATCGTTGCAATAATTGGAGCGTGGCTAATGTGTCTGCCAAGAGCCGTAGGGAAAACAAAGGCCAGAGGTCGAGCTCATTAGCCCGGATCAGAGAGCTTGGGTCGCTGGGGAGTTGGGTCTGTGGATGGCCAC contains:
- the LOC108165391 gene encoding BTB/POZ domain-containing protein 9-like; translation: MLTPLSGEKEIKNLETKMCTQVNEASSPGTTKGTNTDDIDVVDRVELDMGRLCMNDLYSDVEFLVEEHRLPAHRNILAVRSEYFSAMLYGDMAESKQREIRLNVPVDAFKKILGYIYTGTLPLSKLDVDQILDLLNLVHFFGLQNVEAAIEKNLQQNASLSNICKILNAAHRYSMNDLRKKCLNFMDCKASDVLKHASFAMLCKESLEEVLRRDTFVAPEVEIFQTVCKWNQLNPSADIKTVISHIRLPLMSVSELLHVVRPTGIFELDQILDAIDQVHTRKNLHYRCVKLPGEKWPLKSLTIYSYEHLTTIPKFSLINCINVTVSGGTELGVYVSNDFEVWDDVGVCALESNVPKDIHFTERCVCYISIQILNQKKIENYIIKVIPKYNV